One window of the Herbiconiux sp. L3-i23 genome contains the following:
- a CDS encoding endonuclease/exonuclease/phosphatase family protein, translating to MARLLAAVLVVGAAAMLLILFWPQLFDLQRAPLVAQAVTLRGGLAAGALVAALVLTVLALIAVPARRFLGSLALLLLVFTGANVVVLTSRGFGGAGFDIRGPDDLTVLAWNTLGDAVPAATIADLVIDNRADIVSLPETTEEVANEVAAIARASGVPLTVHTVAYDEVAKARSTSLLISTRLGPYLLTGDGTTGVLPSVVATSTTGGPTIVAVHAVAPLPSEMTTWRSDLASLSALCLAPNTILAGDFNATLDAFDGLGSDVVGADGLVVSRGDLGLCDDAAQQWGAGAVGTWPTGVPAALGTPIDHVLATTNWRVTGFRVIGDLDGAGSDHRPVLAQLSPAG from the coding sequence GTGGCCCGCCTGCTCGCCGCCGTCCTGGTGGTGGGCGCTGCCGCGATGCTGCTGATCCTGTTCTGGCCGCAGCTGTTCGACCTGCAGCGAGCGCCGCTCGTCGCCCAGGCGGTCACTCTGCGCGGCGGGCTCGCCGCGGGCGCACTCGTGGCAGCGCTGGTGCTCACCGTCCTGGCGCTCATCGCCGTGCCCGCGAGGCGATTCCTGGGGTCGCTCGCGCTGCTGCTGCTCGTCTTCACCGGGGCGAACGTCGTGGTGCTCACCTCGCGTGGCTTCGGCGGCGCCGGCTTCGACATCCGGGGACCCGACGACCTGACCGTGCTGGCCTGGAACACCCTCGGCGACGCCGTTCCCGCCGCTACGATCGCCGACCTCGTGATCGACAATCGGGCGGACATCGTGTCGCTGCCCGAGACGACGGAGGAGGTCGCGAACGAGGTGGCCGCGATCGCACGCGCCTCCGGAGTCCCGCTGACCGTGCACACCGTCGCCTACGACGAGGTCGCGAAGGCGCGCTCCACGTCGCTGCTCATCAGCACGCGACTGGGGCCGTACCTGCTCACCGGCGACGGGACGACCGGGGTGCTGCCGAGCGTCGTCGCGACGTCGACGACCGGCGGACCCACGATCGTCGCCGTGCACGCGGTCGCTCCCCTGCCCTCCGAGATGACGACGTGGCGATCCGACCTCGCGAGTCTCTCCGCCCTCTGCCTCGCCCCGAACACGATCCTCGCGGGCGACTTCAACGCCACCCTCGACGCCTTCGACGGGCTCGGCTCCGACGTGGTCGGCGCGGACGGGCTCGTGGTGAGCCGCGGCGACCTCGGACTCTGCGACGACGCCGCGCAGCAGTGGGGTGCGGGCGCCGTCGGCACCTGGCCGACCGGCGTACCCGCCGCGCTCGGCACTCCGATCGACCACGTGCTCGCGACCACGAACTGGCGGGTCACCGGATTCCGGGTGATCGGCGACCTCGACGGCGCGGGCAGCGACCACCGCCCGGTCCTCGCGCAGCTCTCCCCCGCCGGCTGA
- a CDS encoding aminopeptidase P family protein: protein MTNDAESPTEVTTPETSEEASRPANSNRAAPWPASFAGYIGSGWADRVDVAQPERPQSAFAAERRRRLSEAFPGRRLVIAAGDRAVRSNDTDFPFRADSAFSWLTGWASDAEPGSLLVLDPIGDGHTATLYFPPAAGRDTDEFYANPAVGEFWIGARPTLEQVAADLGLATADLAGFESGADDLDAAHDAILARTLSEFRLVKDSYEIEQMRIAVEATARGFDDIVADLPRIQQHARGERVIEGIFNTRARVEGNSVGYETIAASGPHACILHWTRNDGPVVAGDLVLIDAGVELDSLYTADITRTIPVDGHFTEVQRRVYEAVRESADAAFAIVRPGIRFAEVHDEAMKVIAAKISEWGFLDASADELLDADDQRHRRYMVHGTSHHLGIDVHDCAKARRELYREGVLEPGMVFTIEPGLYFQPDDLTVPEQYRGIGVRIEDDILVTEDGAENLSIAIPRTADDVEAWLARR from the coding sequence ATGACGAACGACGCCGAAAGCCCGACCGAGGTCACGACTCCCGAGACCAGCGAGGAGGCGTCCCGCCCGGCGAACTCCAACCGCGCCGCGCCGTGGCCCGCGTCCTTCGCCGGCTACATCGGCAGCGGCTGGGCCGACCGTGTCGACGTCGCCCAGCCCGAGCGCCCCCAGTCGGCGTTCGCGGCCGAGCGTCGACGCCGCCTCTCAGAGGCCTTCCCCGGCCGTCGTCTCGTGATCGCCGCCGGCGACCGCGCAGTGCGCTCGAACGACACCGACTTCCCGTTCCGCGCCGACTCCGCGTTCTCCTGGCTCACCGGCTGGGCCTCCGACGCCGAGCCCGGGTCGCTGCTCGTGCTCGACCCGATCGGCGACGGACACACCGCCACGCTCTACTTCCCGCCCGCGGCGGGACGCGACACCGACGAGTTCTACGCGAATCCCGCCGTCGGCGAGTTCTGGATCGGCGCCCGCCCCACCCTCGAGCAGGTCGCGGCCGACCTCGGCCTCGCCACCGCCGACCTCGCCGGCTTCGAGAGCGGAGCCGACGACCTCGACGCCGCGCACGACGCGATCCTCGCCCGCACCCTCAGCGAGTTCCGCCTCGTCAAGGACTCCTACGAGATCGAGCAGATGCGCATCGCCGTCGAGGCCACCGCGCGCGGATTCGACGACATCGTCGCCGACCTGCCCCGCATCCAACAGCACGCCCGCGGCGAGCGCGTCATCGAGGGCATCTTCAACACCCGCGCCCGCGTCGAGGGCAATTCGGTCGGCTACGAGACCATCGCCGCGTCGGGCCCGCACGCCTGCATCCTGCACTGGACCCGCAACGACGGCCCCGTCGTCGCCGGCGACCTGGTGCTGATCGACGCGGGGGTCGAGCTCGACAGCCTCTACACCGCCGACATCACCCGCACGATCCCCGTCGACGGGCACTTCACCGAGGTGCAGCGGCGCGTCTACGAGGCGGTCCGCGAGTCCGCCGACGCGGCGTTCGCGATCGTCCGCCCCGGCATCCGGTTCGCGGAGGTGCACGACGAGGCCATGAAGGTGATCGCGGCGAAGATCTCGGAGTGGGGCTTCCTCGATGCCTCCGCCGACGAGCTGCTCGACGCCGACGACCAGCGGCATCGCCGCTACATGGTGCACGGCACCAGCCACCACCTGGGCATCGATGTGCACGACTGCGCGAAGGCGCGGCGCGAGCTCTACCGCGAGGGCGTGCTCGAGCCCGGCATGGTGTTCACGATCGAGCCGGGGCTCTACTTCCAGCCCGACGACCTCACCGTGCCCGAGCAGTATCGGGGCATCGGCGTGCGCATCGAGGACGACATCCTCGTCACCGAGGACGGCGCCGAGAACCTCTCGATCGCCATCCCCCGCACGGCCGACGACGTCGAGGCCTGGCTCGCCCGTCGCTGA
- a CDS encoding general stress protein, with amino-acid sequence MSTPNAPLGARRPLQPSLPKGEEVASYDTYAEAQQAVDALVKADFPVKEVSIVGNDLKSVERVTGKLTWGRAAGAGAISGLWLGLFFGVVLLLFTPEAAGALTAAIGAALIGAAFGMLFGIGSYAITRRVRDFTSTQTVLASSYVLVVNPDSAGRARNLLGTAPTL; translated from the coding sequence ATGTCCACGCCGAACGCACCCCTGGGCGCCCGTCGTCCGCTCCAGCCGTCGCTGCCGAAGGGCGAGGAGGTCGCGAGCTACGACACCTACGCCGAGGCGCAGCAGGCGGTCGACGCTCTCGTGAAGGCGGACTTCCCGGTGAAGGAGGTCTCGATCGTCGGCAACGACCTGAAGAGCGTCGAGCGGGTCACCGGCAAGCTGACCTGGGGGCGCGCCGCCGGTGCCGGTGCGATCTCGGGACTCTGGCTCGGTCTGTTCTTCGGCGTCGTCCTGCTGCTGTTCACGCCGGAGGCGGCGGGCGCGCTGACGGCCGCGATCGGGGCGGCGCTGATCGGCGCCGCGTTCGGAATGCTGTTCGGCATCGGCAGCTACGCGATCACCCGGCGGGTGCGCGACTTCACCTCGACCCAGACGGTGCTCGCGAGCAGCTACGTCCTGGTCGTCAACCCCGACAGCGCGGGCCGCGCCCGCAACCTCCTGGGCACCGCCCCCACCCTCTAG
- a CDS encoding magnesium transporter MgtE N-terminal domain-containing protein, with protein MSAVRIFVARLVGRTVFDPQGDRLGKVRDLVVVYRRTEPPQVVGLVVEIPGKRRVFLSIGRVTSISSGQIISTGLINVRRFEQRTSEVRIIAEMLGRRVVLTDGSGEATIEDVSIEESAPGEWEVAQLFVRKPKTSASPFAKGQTAFVTWNEVRERAAKGENQSAAQLIATYSDMKPADLASTLLDLPDKRMVEVAHELPDERLADVLEEMPESEQVRILARLGDERAADVLDAMQPDDAADLIAQLPEERGEALLDLMQPEEADDVRKLLEYAPDTAGGLMTPEPIILSADATVAEGLALIRRHELAPALGAAVCVTLPPYEPPTGRFLGMVHFQRMLRYPPAERLGTLVDPSLDPVTADAPASEVTRILASYNLVSVPVVDANNRLLGVVTIDDVLDHLLPDDWRGGRSSRQVRSRAAAARRVPSVTTTRRRTDGTS; from the coding sequence ATGAGTGCGGTCAGGATCTTCGTGGCGCGACTGGTCGGCCGCACCGTCTTCGACCCTCAGGGCGACCGGCTCGGCAAAGTCCGCGACCTCGTCGTCGTCTACCGCCGCACCGAGCCGCCGCAGGTCGTGGGGCTCGTCGTCGAGATCCCCGGCAAGCGCCGCGTGTTCCTCTCGATCGGCCGCGTGACGAGCATCAGCTCCGGGCAGATCATCTCCACCGGCCTCATCAACGTCCGCCGCTTCGAGCAGCGCACCAGCGAGGTGCGCATCATCGCCGAGATGCTCGGCCGCCGCGTGGTCCTCACCGACGGCAGCGGCGAGGCCACCATCGAGGACGTCTCGATCGAGGAGTCGGCCCCCGGCGAGTGGGAGGTCGCCCAGCTCTTCGTGCGCAAGCCGAAGACGAGCGCCAGCCCGTTCGCAAAGGGTCAGACGGCGTTCGTCACCTGGAACGAGGTGCGCGAGCGCGCCGCGAAGGGCGAGAACCAGTCCGCGGCGCAGCTGATCGCCACCTACTCGGACATGAAGCCCGCCGACCTCGCGAGCACCCTGCTCGACCTGCCCGACAAGCGCATGGTCGAGGTCGCCCACGAGCTCCCCGACGAGCGTCTCGCCGACGTGCTCGAGGAGATGCCCGAGAGCGAGCAGGTGCGCATCCTCGCCCGGCTCGGCGACGAACGCGCCGCCGACGTCCTCGACGCCATGCAGCCCGACGACGCCGCCGACCTCATCGCGCAGCTGCCCGAGGAGCGCGGTGAGGCGCTGCTCGACCTGATGCAGCCCGAAGAGGCCGATGACGTGCGCAAGCTGCTCGAGTACGCGCCCGACACCGCGGGTGGTCTGATGACCCCCGAGCCGATCATCCTCTCGGCCGACGCGACCGTCGCCGAGGGGCTCGCGCTCATCCGCCGCCACGAGCTCGCCCCCGCCCTCGGCGCCGCGGTGTGCGTGACACTGCCGCCGTACGAGCCGCCGACCGGGCGTTTCCTCGGCATGGTGCACTTCCAGCGGATGCTGCGCTACCCGCCGGCCGAGCGTCTCGGCACGCTCGTCGACCCGTCGCTCGACCCCGTCACCGCCGACGCCCCTGCCTCCGAGGTCACCAGGATCCTCGCGAGCTACAACCTCGTGAGCGTGCCCGTCGTCGACGCGAACAACCGCCTGCTCGGGGTCGTGACGATCGACGACGTGCTCGACCATCTGCTGCCCGACGATTGGCGCGGCGGCAGATCGTCGCGGCAGGTGCGTTCGCGCGCCGCCGCCGCACGCAGAGTCCCGTCCGTCACGACCACGAGGAGGCGCACCGATGGCACGTCCTGA
- a CDS encoding DUF1003 domain-containing protein, translated as MARPEQAPRADRDYALDSPKGLRASARRGNRISRDRFGRFTEFVARAMGTPAFLLFLSLFVILWMAFNSYAPQGWRFDDAAIGFTALTLVLSLQASYAAPLILLAQNRQDDRDRVQIEQDRQRAERNLADTEYLAREVVALRLLVRDMASKDFIRAELRALLEELDKRDDALTAVADDPADAEGGAPVRRVADTRLGDA; from the coding sequence ATGGCACGTCCTGAGCAGGCGCCCCGCGCCGATCGCGACTACGCGCTCGACTCCCCCAAGGGCCTCCGCGCGAGCGCCCGCCGCGGCAACCGGATCAGCCGCGACCGATTCGGCCGCTTCACCGAGTTCGTCGCGCGGGCCATGGGCACCCCGGCGTTCCTGCTGTTCCTGTCGCTGTTCGTCATCCTCTGGATGGCGTTCAACAGTTACGCCCCGCAGGGCTGGCGGTTCGACGACGCGGCGATCGGATTCACCGCCCTCACCCTCGTGCTGTCGTTGCAGGCGTCGTACGCGGCGCCGCTGATCCTGCTGGCGCAGAACCGGCAGGACGACCGCGACCGCGTGCAGATCGAGCAGGACCGTCAGCGCGCCGAACGCAACCTCGCCGACACCGAGTACCTCGCACGCGAGGTCGTGGCGCTGCGCCTGCTGGTCCGTGACATGGCGTCGAAGGACTTCATCCGCGCCGAGCTGCGCGCGCTGCTCGAGGAGTTGGACAAGCGCGACGACGCCCTCACCGCGGTCGCCGACGATCCCGCCGACGCCGAGGGTGGCGCACCGGTGCGCCGGGTCGCCGACACCCGACTCGGAGACGCCTGA
- a CDS encoding Mrp/NBP35 family ATP-binding protein produces the protein MSIDQTVPEAPLVTAIRERLRGVIDPEIRKSIVDLGMVGGIAVDDAGRADVEVRLTIVGCPAADRIERDVHQAVASVDGVSAATVDVTVMTPKERTDLTSRLRGSRPRGSRFGPESLTRVFAVTSGKGGVGKSTLTANLAVALASRGLAVGLIDADVYGFSIPGILGVDPDATPTKVGELMLPPVAHGVKVISIGMFLTPEQRGQAVAWRGPMLHRTVAQFVTDVFFGDLDVLLLDLPPGTGDVAISVGQLLPNAEVLVVTTPQNAAADVAERSGTVARQTGQKVVGVIENMAGLPQPDGSILELFGSGGGAETARRLSAGGEDVPLLGSIPLSVDLRTGGDTGRPIVLTDPEDPAAKEILRIADSLAVRKSSLAGKALPLSPR, from the coding sequence ATGAGCATCGACCAGACCGTTCCCGAGGCGCCGCTCGTCACGGCGATCCGCGAGAGGCTGCGCGGGGTCATCGACCCCGAGATCCGCAAGTCGATCGTCGACCTCGGCATGGTCGGCGGCATCGCCGTCGACGACGCCGGCCGCGCCGACGTCGAGGTGCGGCTCACCATCGTCGGCTGCCCCGCCGCCGACCGCATCGAACGCGACGTGCACCAGGCCGTCGCGTCGGTCGACGGGGTCAGCGCGGCGACCGTCGACGTCACCGTGATGACACCGAAGGAGCGCACCGACCTCACGTCGCGGCTCCGTGGCAGCCGGCCCCGCGGTTCGCGGTTCGGGCCCGAATCGTTGACCCGCGTCTTCGCCGTGACCAGCGGCAAGGGCGGCGTCGGCAAGTCGACCCTCACCGCCAACCTGGCGGTCGCGCTCGCCTCGCGCGGCCTCGCCGTCGGGCTGATCGACGCCGACGTCTACGGCTTCTCGATCCCCGGCATCCTGGGCGTCGACCCCGACGCGACGCCGACGAAGGTCGGCGAGCTCATGCTGCCTCCCGTCGCCCATGGGGTGAAGGTCATCTCGATCGGGATGTTCCTCACGCCCGAGCAGCGCGGACAGGCGGTCGCGTGGCGCGGCCCGATGCTGCACCGCACCGTCGCCCAATTCGTCACCGACGTCTTCTTCGGCGACCTCGACGTCCTGCTGCTCGACCTGCCACCGGGCACCGGCGACGTCGCGATCTCCGTCGGCCAGCTGCTTCCGAACGCCGAGGTACTCGTGGTCACGACCCCGCAGAACGCGGCGGCGGATGTGGCAGAACGCTCGGGCACCGTCGCGCGCCAGACCGGCCAGAAGGTCGTCGGCGTCATCGAGAACATGGCGGGGCTGCCTCAGCCCGACGGCTCGATCCTCGAGCTCTTCGGCAGCGGCGGCGGCGCCGAGACGGCACGGCGACTCTCGGCGGGCGGCGAGGACGTTCCCCTGCTCGGTTCGATCCCGCTGAGCGTCGACCTCCGCACCGGCGGCGACACCGGACGGCCGATCGTCCTCACCGATCCGGAGGATCCGGCGGCGAAGGAGATCCTGCGGATCGCCGACTCGCTCGCGGTCAGGAAGTCGAGCCTCGCGGGCAAGGCGCTGCCGCTGTCACCGCGCTGA